The Vespula vulgaris chromosome 10, iyVesVulg1.1, whole genome shotgun sequence nucleotide sequence ATCATAATAACAATTTGAATCTTATAAAAGAACATCTACCttatcattttcaaaaatactctagtaatagtaacaataCAGAGTTTGATTCTGGAAAATACAGACATCTAGATTCATCTCAATATTCAAATGATCACCATCAGAAAGGATCTTCTCATACTGATTTTATATCTGGAAGCTATTCTACTGGAGTCCCATCATCGTATGCTCCTATAAGATACGAACAAGGTTCTGACACATCTATGGTAGATGATACTTATATCAATAATGATCATCAACAATTCTATGGAAAACAAAGAGGTAATACATTTAATTccaaaggaaaatataattacgaaGATGatgcattaaatatattttcacctgatatattttatatgcaaGATCATAAGATCAAAGATCAAAATCAAGGTTTAATTCAAAACCAAGACATATCTTTTGCTGATTTACCAACCTCtgtatcaaataattataattctaaCACACatggtaaaaaaattaatttttataagttgGAAAGACCAGTTAATTATAGAGGAATCAAATACTCATCCACTCATCCTTCTAAGAGtaatttaaatcatataataaaGGGACATAAGAATAATCATCTTCCTAATAGTTATGCAAAAGATAATGGGaaagcaataataattaaaattggtGGCTCCAGTATTTATCCTAGATATGTTTATTCTACAAGATTTTATCCTAATACTAAAGGTGATGTAAATAGaggttataaaaaaaaacgtaataatttcttaaatagGCCACGGAATAATCCAGTATCTATTCATTCGCTAAATTTCAGtcataataatgacaatattaacaataattatgaTGATTCTGAATCTTctgaattatataatagaaatactGAATATACAGACAGTATGAGAACAAATGCATTTGCTACGTAAATCTACGTACTCTTGATCGAAaaactgttaaaaaaaatttattttttataaaatttaaaataaattttttgttaagtaattgaatttttattattcgctATCATTTGTTTATAGTTTCATATTTTCAGTCGTGTTATACGCACGCATGCACATTAATGTAAGCAAGGAGGCGTTCTTGAAATTTTTGGTTTAGCCAAGaatgcttcttcttctttatagcATTTAAATTTGATTGCATTGGTAGCATTATCAAGTAATTTGTCGTCATCATTGTTTATGTTATTCCTACAAAATGATTAAGACTTAGcgattaagaatatttttataataaatattttacttaataaaatatgaaataaagaaCCTTCAACTTAAGGAGACAATTCATATACGTAAAATCGTGGAATTTATAATGtcaaaaaatgtacaaaaacaaaatttataatgatttcattatttctcaCTCACAATGATGCAATACTGCTGAAGTTTTCTAGTTCTGTAAACACAATCCAAATTTGTACGTCATtgttgtatattataattattatacatctaatatatgataatatataagatctacgatatttttttttaagttatatatatataaatattattaaaaaatataacaaccataccttttttattttcttgtgcaGATTCTAAAGTCATTGAAGATGATATTGTCATTGTACTACTttctctaaaaaaagaaaaaaaaaaaaaaagaaaaaaatattatattaataatagaggtaataataaaaatatataatttaaagtgatatgatgtaatataataatatataataaattaaaaaaaaaatatttcagagTTTTACATCATATCAacttgataatttttatttgattattgaCACACTTGGAAGTttgattttcatataaatatactgtAAGATCATCGGTCAcagttttctttaaataattttgcttAAATGTGCTcatttttttagaatttgGATTAGTCAATCCTTtgtcattttgtttttcttcttctgcatattgtACATTCACTGTATTATGTTTTTTAGATACACAAGCTAAATTTGTCATATTTTCACCAAGATTGTTTGATACATTATCTGACACAATTTTTTCAGtatgtttataacaaatcatATTAGATTCACTAGACAATTTTATTGTTTGTGAAGTATtgtcaaaattatttgtacGTTTTTTATTTGGGACTATTTTGCTTTTAGATAATTTCAACATactattattttgattaactAATTtatctttgcttttttctcttttttctttccatgtggatctttattaatcaattaaaatcaaaataaatcaatataaacttatagtcaaatataaaatctataattatatgaaataaaaattgcaatCAGAAATACCTTGGAACATGTTCAAGTAATGTCAAACTAGTATTACTACAAGATTGATTATGTTTCTTATTGCTTTGTACAGGCAGTAATTTTGTATCAGAGGATTTTGCCAAGACTTTATCAATAACTATAGATTCTTTCTGAAATAAATCTGGTGTAATCATGTAACATGTTGACAACAATACTTCCCCATATAATTCTGCTTTATGATTTTTAACAGGATCATCCTCCTCTAATTCATTTTCCAATACATCAAATTCTTcctacaaattttaatattacttagaaatataattattgtgaTTCTAAGAGTATACCTACATTATCATTATCTGAAATTGTTTCATCTTCTATGTCAATAGTACATTCACGTTTGTGTACTTTCAAAATGTGTTCCAGATATTTcctgaaatattattaattatataaaaaattattctatcttAACATCATagaattatcattttttccttatacCTCATTTCTCcaattttattcttacataATTGTTCTAATATAGATGAAAGATTTACATGTTTTgcttcattatttatttgatcatttacaagaaaattatttaatgctCCATTAACATACGGTGATacctataatataaataattaattaataatatacttgaaaaaattattattcatattagaTTGATCTACTCACAGAAGGATGATCAACTGCCAGAAGCATTATAAGAGTTGATATAAGTAATGATGCTGTTGTAGATATTCTAATTTGAGCTTGTTTATGCAATGATAAATTCATCAAAAGAGCTGTTGCAtattttaatctataaaaacTCATTGTATTACTTTCATTATGTAGATGATAAACCAACCATTCCAGCAGTCCACTATCTATCATATATAGTCTTTGCTGCTTGCGCAATGATAATTTTTGTAAAGTAGACAGTGTCATGTCATAAGTGAGAGAATCTATTCCATCGTGGTAGTTGTCATTGAGGCAATTAAATATCTAACACATTTATTACATTGTAACTTCTGTAAACtttcacatatataaatattaatgtaaatttaatacaCTTTAATCAAGATATTACATACCACCCTAACTATAGATGAATCCATGGATAAATAATCTCTACCACATTGTAAGGAAGCAAAAGTATTTAACAATCTAGCTGCAGATTGTTGCAATGGATGTGGCATTGGAACATTTTCTGGTGTTAATAAATACGGTAAAATTGATCTTCCATTATCACTGGCAATCTGACCATGTAATCCTAATAAATCTCTACTTATATATTCGTGTATAGCTTCATCACGTTCTCCAGGTTGACTTAaagtaattttctataaaaatatattctatttattatgtGTATTGCTTTAAAACTACGTAAGGTATATCTGTTACCCATCGTAATGCTTGCAAGAGAAGTAATTTTGTCTTTACGTTTCcatttattaaatgtaatttaatctttttaaaatctaACAACTTTGGtgatatattaatgatattaaaattaggCTGCATATTATCTCGTTTATTTGTATCATTGGACTGTTGTACTTTtacctaaaaataaataaaaatgtagtacataaaatatgtatcttAGTAAAATTCTTGAAATTACATACTTGAAATTCATCTCTTATgttttgattaaataaatctggaaatattttcatacaagATTCTAACATTCCTTGTAGATCCACAGGTTGACCTTTTACTGAATTTTCAAGAACTGCTGTTAACTCTGCAGCTATACTTAGAAGTTTATGATAATCTCCATGTAATTTATGAAATcgagattttaattttttatgattagaATGAAGATTATATAAATGGGATTTTGTTAATGCTAATTCTTGATTATATGGTATTAATTTTGGATTGtgtctataaatattttgatgatCTGTGTTTTCTACTAAATAATACTGTggataatcttttattaaattactcTGTGTCTGTGTACCTCTgcagaaaattaaaaagttgaTTGTAAAAGTGagttaattatatcgaaattttttagtAACATTTTTAGTTTAAATTAAGCTTACTTTGATtccatattatattttctttcataagaaatattaagttGTTCTTCACTTTTATCTTCTAAAAAGTCAGGTACATCTCTGTCATTCGGCTTAATTGGTACATTATTTTtggtaacaattttttctgaattatctgtattagatattttacaaGGAATTGTTGAAGTAGTTATATCAATCTCAGACATCTTACTTGATTCAATGTAATTATCcataatttcttcattcttttcactatcctataaaaaatttaataaaatttgcaatttttattatatagatttttttgtcttatttTGGATCACACAGATATACCATAGATTCATATTATTTACCTGTACATACTTTGCAATAAATTCTTGCAAATGTATAGATAATTTTTCTGTCCAAGATTTATTAAGTATTTCACGAAATAATGGATCAGACAATGGATCTTCTATATAAGGTAATGCAAAGAATGCTCTTAATTgagtttcatattttaattctttaccATCTGTAGACAAATATTGCTGTAGCCTTgtcatatttttgttaaaatctttttcaagtTTGGTTGTATGCTTCTGTTTATCATTAACGATtgttattagaattttattcttattaatgaaatgcaatataataaaacaaacaagtTTTTTTCAAgcatataatttcattacctCTATTtctaagaaagaagaatcctCTTTAGTAGAGGCTGCTGCAGGTGTGTTTTtgtctaaattaaaaaataaactaatgttaatatatcttttaaaatattctaaatttgtacataaaaaaataaaagtttcttattacctttattatgatttttttgttGGATTAAAATTAACATAGATTTAGGTAAAATGACaaaatatacatgtaattTAAGCGTTAAGATTTTGTACTCTTTACATGTTTTTATACGATCAGGTATATATTTGTTCCataactaaaaataataaataaataatctcctggatatttctttgttagtttcaaatttattttaaagaaatacctacttcaaaaaattttatagCATTTCCAAATTTGTAGCTTagtaaaatttgtttacttGGTCCCATAACAAAAGATTTGTTCATGATTATAGAATCCTCtaaatttttaacaacaaCTTTATTGGCttcttcgattaattttccCGCAGTACTATTAAAATTACGATTTAGaagaaactataaaaatatatagaataaaaataaataatatcaaaacattaatataacaaagcacatatatatatattatttcaaataaatttgataaataaccTCATTAGTATTTGTTTGATCGAGTTCGaagaaatttctataaaatcctttttttaGTTGCTGACAATCATGATCACTTGATCCATCATTACACATCttgataataaacaaatatattctcGGATTCagagatatatttaattattaaaagttgcttatattttttatattttttctatattatatattaaaagaatataattcttCTTCCACATAAGGCACATGTTGTGTATTCTCAGAAGAGTAATCGTCGTATAAGGAATTGAATTTATGCAACGACATTACTGATCGATAATACTTCGGTTACACGCCGATGACAAACgtaaagaaacattttatcgtttatgTAAACacattgttattgttattgttacgtATCCAGTAGAAACGTTAATGAGTAGAAACCTTaatgagataaaagaaatagtaagaataaaataacgtatatatcgtgcaaaattaatattagagttaatctaatttttttctaaatagtttttttatataaatattatattcatacagATAAAACAATTGTTCAATATCTCatctttcgataaaaacagtatatattaatttttttttttttacatgtcaaatgaaacattttatttatataaaacgtttttatacatgtgtatgtgtgtgtgtgtgtttatatatatatatacatcaaaataaaattacagtataatgacaataatatgcaattaattaatttgataatatttacgatattaaataatctgATTATATGATCGCAATATTGATTACCTATGTCTTACTAtatggaggttgctgcatacgAAGTCCCtaagaaaaaagtacattGATTTTAAAATCTATTGAACGAAtcgtaatttaataaataagaaatattatattacgaataatttaaaataaataaatatatttatattgatatgaTTGTACTTACCTCCTAGAAAGTTATACAcagcacacgcacacacacacatgaacgtatatatatcgaatttaaaaaaaagaaatagttgtTATTTTGACTAACATTAAAATTTGTCGAGGATCACGGGTTATTAAGGATTTTGTTAGAACTTAGAAAAagcataataattatatatatttatattaccttCCAATGTCTTTTATGAAGGTTTATTTACCTTAATGAGacatattaattatcgtattACATTCATTTTGCGCACTGATCATGAAGTTTTTAACAAAgattcaatttcttcttttttttttgtttcttgttatCTATAGAGAATTACctaatctaaataatttttttaaaaaatgtgaaTCTTTTCAATTACAgttaatcttttttcgaatatatttcgtCGTTGCATATGGCTTAATACTAATCATAGAAAATGTCATATTCTTTTACACGTCATCATAGTATGTACACAGCGACCAGTGCTATTCGCTTGCACCGGTGTACTTAGGCTACAgtcatttatgtatataacatatcttaagaataaaaatacttgtgacaacaaattaaaaaatgaaatgaatgtataaaaaaagaaaaaaaataaaataaaataaaaattatggtaTAAATCTAAAATTCAATATCATGTGacaataaatgatttttttgaaCGTATACACGTGACAACAATACAGATTACATTTGGAAATACTTTTTGGCTATGAAAAGGAACTACTTGTAATTTTTCaagcatatattttttatattttttttttaaattattacgcGCCAGacgttcgtatttttatttcttttcatatttccaTCAAGAATATCAATCATTCCAAAATTTATAAGATTGGATGTTGTTATCAAgccaatatttaaaataatgtttccATATTTCGCACACGTGTCATGCTTTTATTatggtattatttta carries:
- the LOC127067105 gene encoding lisH domain-containing protein ARMC9 isoform X4, translated to MCNDGSSDHDCQQLKKGFYRNFFELDQTNTNEFLLNRNFNSTAGKLIEEANKVVVKNLEDSIIMNKSFVMGPSKQILLSYKFGNAIKFFELWNKYIPDRIKTCKEYKILTLKLHVYFVILPKSMLILIQQKNHNKDKNTPAAASTKEDSSFLEIEKHTTKLEKDFNKNMTRLQQYLSTDGKELKYETQLRAFFALPYIEDPLSDPLFREILNKSWTEKLSIHLQEFIAKYVQDSEKNEEIMDNYIESSKMSEIDITTSTIPCKISNTDNSEKIVTKNNVPIKPNDRDVPDFLEDKSEEQLNISYERKYNMESKGTQTQSNLIKDYPQYYLVENTDHQNIYRHNPKLIPYNQELALTKSHLYNLHSNHKKLKSRFHKLHGDYHKLLSIAAELTAVLENSVKGQPVDLQGMLESCMKIFPDLFNQNIRDEFQVKVQQSNDTNKRDNMQPNFNIINISPKLLDFKKIKLHLINGNVKTKLLLLQALRWKITLSQPGERDEAIHEYISRDLLGLHGQIASDNGRSILPYLLTPENVPMPHPLQQSAARLLNTFASLQCGRDYLSMDSSIVRVIFNCLNDNYHDGIDSLTYDMTLSTLQKLSLRKQQRLYMIDSGLLEWLVYHLHNESNTMSFYRLKYATALLMNLSLHKQAQIRISTTASLLISTLIMLLAVDHPSVSPYVNGALNNFLVNDQINNEAKHVNLSSILEQLCKNKIGEMRKYLEHILKVHKRECTIDIEDETISDNDNEEFDVLENELEEDDPVKNHKAELYGEVLLSTCYMITPDLFQKESIVIDKVLAKSSDTKLLPVQSNKKHNQSCSNTSLTLLEHVPRESSTMTISSSMTLESAQENKKELENFSSIASLNNINNDDDKLLDNATNAIKFKCYKEEEAFLAKPKISRTPPCLH
- the LOC127067105 gene encoding lisH domain-containing protein ARMC9 isoform X5, with the protein product MTRLQQYLSTDGKELKYETQLRAFFALPYIEDPLSDPLFREILNKSWTEKLSIHLQEFIAKYVQDSEKNEEIMDNYIESSKMSEIDITTSTIPCKISNTDNSEKIVTKNNVPIKPNDRDVPDFLEDKSEEQLNISYERKYNMESKGTQTQSNLIKDYPQYYLVENTDHQNIYRHNPKLIPYNQELALTKSHLYNLHSNHKKLKSRFHKLHGDYHKLLSIAAELTAVLENSVKGQPVDLQGMLESCMKIFPDLFNQNIRDEFQVKVQQSNDTNKRDNMQPNFNIINISPKLLDFKKIKLHLINGNVKTKLLLLQALRWKITLSQPGERDEAIHEYISRDLLGLHGQIASDNGRSILPYLLTPENVPMPHPLQQSAARLLNTFASLQCGRDYLSMDSSIVRVIFNCLNDNYHDGIDSLTYDMTLSTLQKLSLRKQQRLYMIDSGLLEWLVYHLHNESNTMSFYRLKYATALLMNLSLHKQAQIRISTTASLLISTLIMLLAVDHPSVSPYVNGALNNFLVNDQINNEAKHVNLSSILEQLCKNKIGEMRKYLEHILKVHKRECTIDIEDETISDNDNEEFDVLENELEEDDPVKNHKAELYGEVLLSTCYMITPDLFQKESIVIDKVLAKSSDTKLLPVQSNKKHNQSCSNTSLTLLEHVPRSTWKEKREKSKDKLVNQNNSMLKLSKSKIVPNKKRTNNFDNTSQTIKLSSESNMICYKHTEKIVSDNVSNNLGENMTNLACVSKKHNTVNVQYAEEEKQNDKGLTNPNSKKMSTFKQNYLKKTVTDDLTVYLYENQTSKESSTMTISSSMTLESAQENKKELENFSSIASLNNINNDDDKLLDNATNAIKFKCYKEEEAFLAKPKISRTPPCLH
- the LOC127067105 gene encoding lisH domain-containing protein ARMC9 isoform X6; this translates as MCNDGSSDHDCQQLKKGFYRNFFELDQTNTNEFLLNRNFNSTAGKLIEEANKVVVKNLEDSIIMNKSFVMGPSKQILLSYKFGNAIKFFELWNKYIPDRIKTCKEYKILTLKLHVYFVILPKSMLILIQQKNHNKDKNTPAAASTKEDSSFLEIEKHTTKLEKDFNKNMTRLQQYLSTDGKELKYETQLRAFFALPYIEDPLSDPLFREILNKSWTEKLSIHLQEFIAKYVQDSEKNEEIMDNYIESSKMSEIDITTSTIPCKISNTDNSEKIVTKNNVPIKPNDRDVPDFLEDKSEEQLNISYERKYNMESKGTQTQSNLIKDYPQYYLVENTDHQNIYRHNPKLIPYNQELALTKSHLYNLHSNHKKLKSRFHKLHGDYHKLLSIAAELTAVLENSVKGQPVDLQGMLESCMKIFPDLFNQNIRDEFQVKVQQSNDTNKRDNMQPNFNIINISPKLLDFKKIKLHLINGNVKTKLLLLQALRWKITLSQPGERDEAIHEYISRDLLGLHGQIASDNGRSILPYLLTPENVPMPHPLQQSAARLLNTFASLQCGRDYLSMDSSIVRVIFNCLNDNYHDGIDSLTYDMTLSTLQKLSLRKQQRLYMIDSGLLEWLVYHLHNESNTMSFYRLKYATALLMNLSLHKQAQIRISTTASLLISTLIMLLAVDHPSVSPYVNGALNNFLVNDQINNEAKHVNLSSILEQLCKNKIGEMRKYLEHILKVHKRECTIDIEDETISDNDNEEFDVLENELEEDDPVKNHKAELYGEVLLSTCYMITPDLFQKESIVIDKVLAKSSDTKLLPVQSNKKHNQSCSNTSLTLLEHVPRESSTMTISSSMTLESAQENKKGIT
- the LOC127067105 gene encoding lisH domain-containing protein ARMC9 isoform X14; translation: MTLSTLQKLSLRKQQRLYMIDSGLLEWLVYHLHNESNTMSFYRLKYATALLMNLSLHKQAQIRISTTASLLISTLIMLLAVDHPSVSPYVNGALNNFLVNDQINNEAKHVNLSSILEQLCKNKIGEMRKYLEHILKVHKRECTIDIEDETISDNDNEEFDVLENELEEDDPVKNHKAELYGEVLLSTCYMITPDLFQKESIVIDKVLAKSSDTKLLPVQSNKKHNQSCSNTSLTLLEHVPRSTWKEKREKSKDKLVNQNNSMLKLSKSKIVPNKKRTNNFDNTSQTIKLSSESNMICYKHTEKIVSDNVSNNLGENMTNLACVSKKHNTVNVQYAEEEKQNDKGLTNPNSKKMSTFKQNYLKKTVTDDLTVYLYENQTSKESSTMTISSSMTLESAQENKKELENFSSIASLNNINNDDDKLLDNATNAIKFKCYKEEEAFLAKPKISRTPPCLH
- the LOC127067105 gene encoding lisH domain-containing protein ARMC9 isoform X1; the protein is MCNDGSSDHDCQQLKKGFYRNFFELDQTNTNEFLLNRNFNSTAGKLIEEANKVVVKNLEDSIIMNKSFVMGPSKQILLSYKFGNAIKFFELWNKYIPDRIKTCKEYKILTLKLHVYFVILPKSMLILIQQKNHNKDKNTPAAASTKEDSSFLEIEKHTTKLEKDFNKNMTRLQQYLSTDGKELKYETQLRAFFALPYIEDPLSDPLFREILNKSWTEKLSIHLQEFIAKYVQDSEKNEEIMDNYIESSKMSEIDITTSTIPCKISNTDNSEKIVTKNNVPIKPNDRDVPDFLEDKSEEQLNISYERKYNMESKGTQTQSNLIKDYPQYYLVENTDHQNIYRHNPKLIPYNQELALTKSHLYNLHSNHKKLKSRFHKLHGDYHKLLSIAAELTAVLENSVKGQPVDLQGMLESCMKIFPDLFNQNIRDEFQVKVQQSNDTNKRDNMQPNFNIINISPKLLDFKKIKLHLINGNVKTKLLLLQALRWKITLSQPGERDEAIHEYISRDLLGLHGQIASDNGRSILPYLLTPENVPMPHPLQQSAARLLNTFASLQCGRDYLSMDSSIVRVIFNCLNDNYHDGIDSLTYDMTLSTLQKLSLRKQQRLYMIDSGLLEWLVYHLHNESNTMSFYRLKYATALLMNLSLHKQAQIRISTTASLLISTLIMLLAVDHPSVSPYVNGALNNFLVNDQINNEAKHVNLSSILEQLCKNKIGEMRKYLEHILKVHKRECTIDIEDETISDNDNEEFDVLENELEEDDPVKNHKAELYGEVLLSTCYMITPDLFQKESIVIDKVLAKSSDTKLLPVQSNKKHNQSCSNTSLTLLEHVPRSTWKEKREKSKDKLVNQNNSMLKLSKSKIVPNKKRTNNFDNTSQTIKLSSESNMICYKHTEKIVSDNVSNNLGENMTNLACVSKKHNTVNVQYAEEEKQNDKGLTNPNSKKMSTFKQNYLKKTVTDDLTVYLYENQTSKESSTMTISSSMTLESAQENKKELENFSSIASLNNINNDDDKLLDNATNAIKFKCYKEEEAFLAKPKISRTPPCLH
- the LOC127067105 gene encoding lisH domain-containing protein ARMC9 isoform X2 — its product is MCNDGSSDHDCQQLKKGFYRNFFELDQTNTNEFLLNRNFNSTAGKLIEEANKVVVKNLEDSIIMNKSFVMGPSKQILLSYKFGNAIKFFELWNKYIPDRIKTCKEYKILTLKLHVYFVILPKSMLILIQQKNHNKDKNTPAAASTKEDSSFLEIEKHTTKLEKDFNKNMTRLQQYLSTDGKELKYETQLRAFFALPYIEDPLSDPLFREILNKSWTEKLSIHLQEFIAKYVQDSEKNEEIMDNYIESSKMSEIDITTSTIPCKISNTDNSEKIVTKNNVPIKPNDRDVPDFLEDKSEEQLNISYERKYNMESKGTQTQSNLIKDYPQYYLVENTDHQNIYRHNPKLIPYNQELALTKSHLYNLHSNHKKLKSRFHKLHGDYHKLLSIAAELTAVLENSVKGQPVDLQGMLESCMKIFPDLFNQNIRDEFQVKVQQSNDTNKRDNMQPNFNIINISPKLLDFKKIKLHLINGNKITLSQPGERDEAIHEYISRDLLGLHGQIASDNGRSILPYLLTPENVPMPHPLQQSAARLLNTFASLQCGRDYLSMDSSIVRVIFNCLNDNYHDGIDSLTYDMTLSTLQKLSLRKQQRLYMIDSGLLEWLVYHLHNESNTMSFYRLKYATALLMNLSLHKQAQIRISTTASLLISTLIMLLAVDHPSVSPYVNGALNNFLVNDQINNEAKHVNLSSILEQLCKNKIGEMRKYLEHILKVHKRECTIDIEDETISDNDNEEFDVLENELEEDDPVKNHKAELYGEVLLSTCYMITPDLFQKESIVIDKVLAKSSDTKLLPVQSNKKHNQSCSNTSLTLLEHVPRSTWKEKREKSKDKLVNQNNSMLKLSKSKIVPNKKRTNNFDNTSQTIKLSSESNMICYKHTEKIVSDNVSNNLGENMTNLACVSKKHNTVNVQYAEEEKQNDKGLTNPNSKKMSTFKQNYLKKTVTDDLTVYLYENQTSKESSTMTISSSMTLESAQENKKELENFSSIASLNNINNDDDKLLDNATNAIKFKCYKEEEAFLAKPKISRTPPCLH
- the LOC127067105 gene encoding lisH domain-containing protein ARMC9 isoform X8 translates to MCNDGSSDHDCQQLKKGFYRNFFELDQTNTNEFLLNRNFNSTAGKLIEEANKVVVKNLEDSIIMNKSFVMGPSKQILLSYKFGNAIKFFELWNKYIPDRIKTCKEYKILTLKLHVYFVILPKSMLILIQQKNHNKDKNTPAAASTKEDSSFLEIEKHTTKLEKDFNKNMTRLQQYLSTDGKELKYETQLRAFFALPYIEDPLSDPLFREILNKSWTEKLSIHLQEFIAKYVQDSEKNEEIMDNYIESSKMSEIDITTSTIPCKISNTDNSEKIVTKNNVPIKPNDRDVPDFLEDKSEEQLNISYERKYNMESKGTQTQSNLIKDYPQYYLVENTDHQNIYRHNPKLIPYNQELALTKSHLYNLHSNHKKLKSRFHKLHGDYHKLLSIAAELTAVLENSVKGQPVDLQGMLESCMKIFPDLFNQNIRDEFQVKVQQSNDTNKRDNMQPNFNIINISPKLLDFKKIKLHLINGNVKTKLLLLQALRWKITLSQPGERDEAIHEYISRDLLGLHGQIASDNGRSILPYLLTPENVPMPHPLQQSAARLLNTFASLQCGRDYLSMDSSIVRVFTEVTM
- the LOC127067105 gene encoding lisH domain-containing protein ARMC9 isoform X7 — protein: MCNDGSSDHDCQQLKKGFYRNFFELDQTNTNEFLLNRNFNSTAGKLIEEANKVVVKNLEDSIIMNKSFVMGPSKQILLSYKFGNAIKFFELWNKYIPDRIKTCKEYKILTLKLHVYFVILPKSMLILIQQKNHNKDKNTPAAASTKEDSSFLEIEKHTTKLEKDFNKNMTRLQQYLSTDGKELKYETQLRAFFALPYIEDPLSDPLFREILNKSWTEKLSIHLQEFIAKYVQDSEKNEEIMDNYIESSKMSEIDITTSTIPCKISNTDNSEKIVTKNNVPIKPNDRDVPDFLEDKSEEQLNISYERKYNMESKGTQTQSNLIKDYPQYYLVENTDHQNIYRHNPKLIPYNQELALTKSHLYNLHSNHKKLKSRFHKLHGDYHKLLSIAAELTAVLENSVKGQPVDLQGMLESCMKIFPDLFNQNIRDEFQVKVQQSNDTNKRDNMQPNFNIINISPKLLDFKKIKLHLINGNVKTKLLLLQALRWKITLSQPGERDEAIHEYISRDLLGLHGQIASDNGRSILPYLLTPENVPMPHPLQQSAARLLNTFASLQCGRDYLSMDSSIVRVKLQCNKCVRYLIASMTTTTME
- the LOC127067105 gene encoding lisH domain-containing protein ARMC9 isoform X3, which produces MCNDGSSDHDCQQLKKGFYRNFFELDQTNTNEFLLNRNFNSTAGKLIEEANKVVVKNLEDSIIMNKSFVMGPSKQILLSYKFGNAIKFFELWNKYIPDRIKTCKEYKILTLKLHVYFVILPKSMLILIQQKNHNKDKNTPAAASTKEDSSFLEIEKHTTKLEKDFNKNMTRLQQYLSTDGKELKYETQLRAFFALPYIEDPLSDPLFREILNKSWTEKLSIHLQEFIAKYVQDSEKNEEIMDNYIESSKMSEIDITTSTIPCKISNTDNSEKIVTKNNVPIKPNDRDVPDFLEDKSEEQLNISYERKYNMESKGTQTQSNLIKDYPQYYLVENTDHQNIYRHNPKLIPYNQELALTKSHLYNLHSNHKKLKSRFHKLHGDYHKLLSIAAELTAVLENSVKGQPVDLQGMLESCMKIFPDLFNQNIRDEFQVKVQQSNDTNKRDNMQPNFNIINISPKLLDFKKIKLHLINGNVKTKLLLLQALRWKITLSQPGERDEAIHEYISRDLLGLHGQIASDNGRSILPYLLTPENVPMPHPLQQSAARLLNTFASLQCGRDYLSMDSSIVRVIFNCLNDNYHDGIDSLTYDMTLSTLQKLSLRKQQRLYMIDSGLLEWLVYHLHNESNTMSFYRLKYATALLMNLSLHKQAQIRISTTASLLISTLIMLLAVDHPSVSPYVNGALNNFLVNDQINNEAKHVNLSSILEQLCKNKIGEMRKYLEHILKVHKRECTIDIEDETISDNDNEEFDVLENELEEDDPVKNHKAELYGEVLLSTCYMITPDLFQKESIVIDKVLAKSSDTKLLPVQSNKKHNQSCSNTSLTLLEHVPRSTWKEKREKSKDKLVNQNNSMLKLSKSKIVPNKKRTNNFDNTSQTIKLSSESNMICYKHTEKIVSDNVSNNLGENMTNLACVSKKHNTVNVQYAEEEKQNDKGLTNPNSKKMSTFKQNYLKKTVTDDLTVYLYENQTSKESSTMTISSSMTLESAQENKKGIT